A DNA window from Comamonas sp. 26 contains the following coding sequences:
- the hemH gene encoding ferrochelatase, giving the protein MPSRFAPEPSFRHDQSARTGILLCNLGTPDAPTAAAVRPYLAQFLSDDRVVEIPKLAWWPILHGIILRTRPAKSAAKYATVWHEKDGSPLLHWTTRQATLLRGWLGERGHNVQVLPAMRYGKPSIEAQLDALKKEGCTRILILPLYPQYSGTTTASVFDAVYDWAKTQRHIPELRFVNRYHDDAGYIDALAQRIEAHWRGHGRGEKLVMSFHGVPERTLHLGDPYHCESHKTARLLAERLKLNADQYLVTFQSRFGKAKWLEPYTEPSLIALAQAGTQRVDVVCPGFTSDCLETLEEISQEAREAFLHAGGKQFEYIDCLNDSAPWLTALSNIAQQHMQGWPTQREDEAELKARAQRAQSTGSSQ; this is encoded by the coding sequence ATGCCATCACGCTTTGCGCCCGAACCCAGCTTCCGCCACGATCAATCCGCCCGCACCGGCATTCTGCTGTGCAATCTAGGCACACCCGATGCCCCGACTGCCGCAGCCGTGCGCCCGTATCTGGCCCAGTTTCTGAGCGATGACCGAGTCGTCGAGATTCCCAAACTCGCCTGGTGGCCGATTCTGCACGGCATCATCTTGCGCACGCGTCCGGCCAAATCGGCCGCCAAGTACGCCACGGTCTGGCATGAAAAAGACGGCTCCCCACTTCTGCACTGGACCACGCGCCAGGCCACACTGTTGCGCGGCTGGCTGGGCGAGCGCGGCCACAACGTGCAGGTGCTGCCCGCCATGCGCTATGGCAAGCCGTCCATCGAGGCGCAACTGGATGCCCTCAAAAAAGAAGGCTGCACGCGCATTCTGATTTTGCCGCTGTACCCTCAGTACTCGGGCACGACCACGGCCAGCGTGTTTGATGCCGTGTATGACTGGGCCAAGACCCAGCGCCACATTCCTGAGCTGCGCTTTGTGAACCGTTACCACGACGATGCAGGCTATATCGACGCACTGGCCCAGCGCATCGAAGCGCACTGGCGCGGCCATGGCCGGGGGGAAAAGCTGGTCATGAGCTTTCACGGCGTGCCCGAGCGCACCCTGCACCTGGGCGACCCCTATCACTGCGAATCGCACAAAACTGCGCGCCTGCTGGCCGAGCGCCTCAAGCTCAATGCCGATCAGTACCTGGTCACCTTCCAGTCGCGATTTGGCAAGGCCAAGTGGCTGGAACCCTATACCGAACCCTCGCTGATTGCCTTGGCGCAGGCCGGAACCCAGCGCGTAGATGTTGTCTGCCCCGGCTTTACCAGCGACTGCCTTGAAACACTGGAAGAAATCAGCCAGGAAGCACGCGAAGCCTTTCTGCACGCAGGCGGCAAGCAGTTTGAATACATAGACTGCCTGAACGACAGCGCGCCGTGGCTGACGGCTCTGAGCAATATTGCCCAGCAGCACATGCAGGGCTGGCCCACGCAGCGCGAAGACGAAGCCGAACTCAAGGCCCGAGCCCAGCGCGCCCAATCGACTGGGTCATCTCAGTAA
- a CDS encoding LysR family transcriptional regulator, whose protein sequence is MHIHARSIRYFDMIRRCGSIREAARHLHVASSAVNRQLLLLEDEIGSPLFERLSSGLRLTAAGEVFSRHVITVLQDEHRLATELELLRGVRRGSVSVAAVEGLNADLMPAVLTQMHRRYPTIQIHVRTCGSQQAAQAVIQGDADVGIGFSVKRHDNLRQCTMGRFALGAIVPPKHPIAQLERVGFAQCAAFPLILPTPELSMHELLQPLLTHHKRALQVLLETSSIELAKSLVERGVGLSFQSRLGLERELREGRLVHVPLDTPSTLYSELGVYVRAGRTLPSALDAFNRIVADAIETRENEESAALREWVDSYGKATSTHP, encoded by the coding sequence ATGCATATCCACGCCCGCTCCATTCGCTATTTCGACATGATTCGCCGCTGCGGCTCCATACGCGAGGCCGCACGCCACCTGCATGTCGCCTCATCGGCTGTCAATCGCCAGTTGCTGCTGCTCGAAGACGAGATTGGCAGTCCGCTGTTCGAGCGCCTCAGCTCCGGCCTGCGGCTCACGGCTGCCGGCGAGGTGTTCTCGCGCCATGTCATCACGGTGCTGCAGGACGAGCACCGCCTTGCCACCGAACTGGAGTTGCTGCGCGGCGTGCGCCGCGGCTCTGTCAGCGTGGCTGCCGTGGAAGGTCTTAACGCCGACCTGATGCCTGCCGTGCTCACCCAGATGCACAGGCGCTATCCGACGATTCAGATTCATGTGCGCACCTGTGGCTCGCAACAGGCTGCACAGGCCGTGATTCAGGGCGATGCGGACGTTGGCATCGGCTTTTCAGTCAAGCGCCACGACAATCTGCGCCAGTGCACCATGGGCCGGTTTGCGCTGGGTGCCATCGTGCCGCCCAAGCACCCGATTGCCCAGCTGGAGCGCGTGGGTTTTGCACAATGCGCGGCCTTTCCGTTGATTCTGCCAACGCCCGAGCTCTCCATGCACGAGCTGCTGCAGCCCTTGTTGACGCACCACAAGCGTGCATTGCAGGTGCTGCTGGAAACCTCGTCCATAGAGCTGGCCAAAAGTCTGGTCGAGCGCGGCGTGGGGCTCTCTTTCCAGAGCCGTCTGGGTCTGGAAAGAGAGCTGCGCGAGGGGCGGCTGGTCCATGTGCCGCTGGACACACCCAGCACGCTGTATTCCGAACTGGGCGTCTACGTGCGTGCGGGGCGCACGCTGCCTTCGGCACTCGACGCCTTCAACCGCATCGTGGCCGACGCCATAGAAACCCGCGAGAACGAGGAAAGTGCGGCATTGCGTGAATGGGTCGATAGCTATGGGAAAGCTACGTCCACCCATCCTTAG
- a CDS encoding isopenicillin N synthase family oxygenase has product MSHSALPIIDISGLRSHDPVDQHLVAGQLRQACEQRGFFYITGHGIDPALIHNVFAASQRFFDLPMAEKLAVDKKLSRSNRGYEPLRAQTLESGAPPDLKESFYAGAEVAANDPRVLAGRFNTGPNQWPETLPDFRTVMQSYYQAAYGLGATVVRGLALSLGLPISHFDGYLHEAAATLRLLHYPPQPANPEPGEKGCGAHTDFGGVTLLLQDEAGGLQVWDKDGQSWIDAPPVPGAFVVNIGDLFARWTNDRYVSTLHRVINISGRERYSVPFFFTGNPMHKVECITTCLDEGEQPKYPAVTVEQHQIECYRRTYG; this is encoded by the coding sequence GTGAGCCACTCTGCCCTCCCCATCATCGATATCAGCGGCCTGCGCAGCCATGATCCCGTGGATCAGCACCTGGTGGCAGGGCAGCTGCGCCAGGCTTGCGAGCAACGCGGCTTTTTCTACATCACCGGCCACGGCATCGACCCGGCGCTGATCCACAACGTATTTGCCGCCAGCCAGCGCTTCTTTGACCTGCCCATGGCTGAAAAGCTGGCTGTAGACAAAAAACTCTCCCGCAGCAATCGCGGCTATGAACCGCTGCGCGCCCAGACGCTGGAGAGCGGCGCACCACCCGACCTCAAGGAAAGCTTTTATGCGGGTGCCGAGGTTGCCGCCAACGACCCGCGCGTTCTGGCCGGCCGCTTCAATACCGGACCCAACCAATGGCCAGAGACTCTGCCCGATTTCCGCACCGTAATGCAGAGCTACTACCAGGCGGCCTATGGCCTGGGTGCTACCGTCGTACGCGGCCTGGCCCTGTCGCTGGGCCTGCCGATCAGCCACTTCGATGGCTATCTGCATGAAGCCGCCGCCACCCTGCGCCTGCTGCACTACCCGCCTCAGCCCGCCAACCCCGAACCCGGCGAAAAAGGCTGTGGCGCGCACACGGACTTTGGCGGCGTGACGCTGCTGCTGCAGGACGAGGCTGGCGGTCTGCAGGTCTGGGACAAAGATGGGCAAAGCTGGATCGATGCACCACCCGTGCCCGGAGCCTTCGTGGTCAATATCGGCGACCTGTTTGCACGCTGGACCAATGACCGCTATGTATCCACCTTGCACCGGGTGATCAATATCTCGGGCCGCGAGCGCTACTCCGTGCCTTTTTTCTTCACCGGCAACCCGATGCACAAGGTGGAATGCATTACCACCTGCCTGGACGAAGGCGAACAGCCCAAGTACCCGGCCGTCACGGTGGAGCAGCACCAGATCGAATGCTATCGCCGCACCTACGGTTGA
- a CDS encoding alpha/beta fold hydrolase, translating into MTNSRNMVLIHGAWQGSWAFAAWIPLLQAKGWNVIAVNLPGNDASTEDEGHAHLSGYTNHVLRVLESLDGPAVVIGHSGGGITASQVAQAAPERVSALVYLAGMMLPSGMGYADVIRQCRAADPTFRYEGIGPHLIWNEDHSASSVALDAAMTVFLHDCNPTAALKAASRLCVQPETGRAMLNQLSAERFGRIPRIYVECRHDRSVTLHLQQRMQQLTPGARRISLDCGHVPQLACPQELTDALLPALNEIAFKPLMDLRIPLINV; encoded by the coding sequence ATGACAAACTCACGCAATATGGTGCTGATCCACGGGGCCTGGCAGGGCAGCTGGGCTTTTGCAGCCTGGATTCCCCTGCTGCAGGCCAAAGGCTGGAACGTGATTGCCGTCAACCTGCCGGGCAACGATGCATCGACCGAAGACGAGGGCCACGCCCACCTGAGCGGCTACACGAATCATGTGCTGCGGGTGCTGGAATCGCTGGACGGCCCTGCCGTGGTGATCGGCCACAGCGGCGGTGGCATCACAGCCTCTCAGGTCGCACAGGCCGCACCGGAGCGCGTCAGCGCCCTGGTCTACCTGGCCGGCATGATGCTTCCCAGCGGCATGGGCTATGCCGATGTGATCCGGCAATGCCGGGCCGCCGACCCAACGTTTCGCTACGAAGGCATAGGACCTCATTTGATCTGGAATGAGGATCACAGCGCCAGCAGCGTCGCGCTGGATGCAGCCATGACCGTGTTTCTTCATGACTGCAATCCGACCGCGGCGCTCAAGGCTGCCAGCCGCCTGTGCGTCCAACCCGAGACGGGCCGAGCCATGCTCAACCAGCTCAGCGCGGAACGCTTTGGCCGGATACCTCGCATCTATGTGGAATGCCGCCATGACCGGTCCGTGACGCTGCATCTGCAGCAGCGCATGCAGCAACTCACGCCGGGCGCCAGGCGTATCAGCCTCGACTGCGGCCATGTGCCCCAACTGGCCTGCCCGCAAGAGCTGACCGATGCCTTGCTGCCCGCTTTGAATGAAATTGCCTTCAAGCCATTGATGGATTTGCGCATACCGCTCATCAATGTATAG
- a CDS encoding ABC transporter substrate-binding protein: MTRRSTSFKLSALAAMLIAGGGVAQAADKLTVQLDWLPGGDKSFVYAGLQQGFFKEEGLDVRIVPGRGSADAVTKVASGSADVGFGGISALMMAAAEGKIPVKAVMSLYSKQPDALFTRADSKIKSLKDMEGKTVAMPTFSSSNALWPIVLQKNGVDASKIKVIKSDPATLAPMLAQGRVDATINWVTVAPAFGAVLKQANKDLSVLPWTQFGLDGYGWSAMASDKTIKERPEVLKRYVRALTRSLEFSMQSPQKAAESLKAQVPEAEVAVIKAEFEASIPLLRNEISQRDGLGKFEPKLLASTWNWVAQSMSYDLKKLDPETLVDRSFLSK, encoded by the coding sequence ATGACCCGCCGCAGCACCTCCTTCAAACTCTCCGCCCTTGCCGCCATGCTCATCGCCGGTGGCGGTGTCGCTCAGGCCGCCGATAAGCTCACCGTGCAACTGGACTGGCTTCCCGGCGGCGACAAATCCTTTGTCTATGCCGGCTTGCAGCAAGGCTTTTTCAAGGAAGAAGGCCTGGACGTGAGGATTGTTCCCGGCCGCGGCTCGGCCGATGCCGTGACCAAGGTCGCCTCGGGCTCGGCCGATGTAGGCTTTGGCGGTATCTCGGCGCTGATGATGGCCGCCGCCGAAGGCAAGATTCCGGTCAAAGCTGTGATGTCGCTGTACTCCAAACAACCCGATGCGCTCTTCACGCGTGCCGACAGCAAAATCAAAAGCCTCAAGGACATGGAAGGCAAGACTGTGGCCATGCCAACCTTCTCCTCCTCCAATGCGCTGTGGCCCATCGTGCTGCAAAAAAACGGCGTGGATGCCAGCAAGATCAAGGTCATCAAATCCGACCCGGCCACACTGGCCCCCATGCTGGCCCAGGGCCGTGTGGACGCGACCATCAACTGGGTGACCGTGGCCCCCGCCTTCGGTGCCGTGCTCAAGCAAGCCAACAAAGACCTGTCGGTCCTTCCCTGGACGCAGTTCGGCCTGGACGGCTATGGCTGGTCTGCCATGGCCAGCGACAAGACCATCAAGGAGCGCCCCGAGGTGCTCAAGCGCTATGTGCGCGCGCTGACCAGATCGCTGGAATTTTCCATGCAAAGCCCGCAAAAGGCTGCCGAATCGCTGAAGGCCCAGGTGCCCGAAGCCGAAGTTGCCGTGATCAAGGCCGAATTTGAAGCCTCGATTCCGCTGCTCAGGAACGAGATCAGCCAGCGCGACGGCCTGGGCAAGTTCGAGCCCAAGCTGCTGGCATCGACCTGGAACTGGGTGGCCCAGTCCATGAGCTACGACCTCAAGAAGCTTGACCCCGAGACTTTGGTCGACCGCAGCTTTCTGAGCAAATAA
- a CDS encoding ABC transporter ATP-binding protein, giving the protein MQYVIDLNAVTQTFVSSDGSPVTALQGVDLHLRRNEFVSLIGPSGCGKSTILRLLAGLLRPSSGEVRIFDLPVNEPRDEIGMVFQKPTLLPWLTVLDNITFPMRHKYGQVEMKEEARAKQLLAMVGLKEFAHKRPHELSGGMQQRVSIARSLLHDPDILLMDEPFSALDALTRDEMSFELLRIWNERPKTVVFVTHSIQEALLLSDRIVVMSARPGRVAEIIDVPLPRPRSMATLADPVFTEMANDIRVKVFSKHPAHT; this is encoded by the coding sequence ATGCAATATGTAATCGATCTGAACGCGGTCACCCAGACCTTTGTCTCCAGTGATGGCAGCCCTGTCACAGCCCTGCAGGGCGTGGACCTGCATCTGCGCCGTAATGAGTTTGTCTCGCTGATCGGTCCTTCGGGTTGCGGCAAATCCACCATCCTGCGCCTGCTTGCAGGCTTGCTGCGCCCCAGCAGCGGCGAGGTACGCATCTTCGATCTTCCCGTCAACGAGCCCCGCGATGAAATCGGCATGGTGTTCCAGAAACCCACTCTGCTGCCCTGGCTCACGGTGCTGGACAACATCACCTTCCCCATGCGCCACAAATACGGCCAAGTGGAAATGAAGGAAGAAGCCCGCGCCAAGCAGTTACTGGCCATGGTCGGCCTCAAAGAATTTGCCCACAAGCGTCCGCACGAGCTGTCTGGCGGCATGCAGCAGCGCGTCTCGATTGCCCGCTCGCTACTGCATGACCCCGATATTTTGCTGATGGACGAGCCTTTTTCTGCGCTCGATGCCCTCACCCGCGACGAGATGAGCTTTGAGCTGCTGCGCATCTGGAACGAGCGCCCCAAGACCGTTGTCTTCGTGACCCACTCGATTCAAGAAGCCTTGCTGCTTTCCGATCGCATCGTGGTCATGAGCGCTCGCCCCGGCCGCGTGGCCGAGATCATCGATGTGCCACTGCCGCGCCCGCGCAGCATGGCCACGCTGGCCGACCCTGTGTTCACTGAAATGGCCAATGACATTCGCGTCAAGGTCTTCAGCAAACACCCTGCACACACTTAA
- a CDS encoding ABC transporter permease has translation MPALLQRHASLLVFLAALAIWECSCRLAQIPEYIFPAPSVIWSAAAELGLPRWLEHVTATLQVALIGYVLAIALAIPLAIAITRSKLLSKIIMPWLVVIQSTPIVAVAPIIVVTLGAGLLPRVVITTLIAFFPLVVSTALGLASVPTELVELSRSLRATTSRQYWQIRMPFAVPYVFSALKVSITLAIVGAVVAEFVAAEKGLGYLILFATSSFKVPVAFAALGLLVLCSLLLYGAVQQLHKRLFPWSQSTPA, from the coding sequence ATGCCCGCATTGCTTCAACGCCACGCCTCGCTGCTGGTTTTTCTCGCCGCCCTAGCGATCTGGGAATGCTCCTGTCGCCTGGCGCAGATACCTGAATACATTTTCCCGGCCCCCAGCGTCATCTGGAGCGCCGCCGCAGAGCTGGGTCTGCCCCGCTGGCTGGAGCATGTCACGGCCACCTTGCAAGTTGCACTGATCGGCTATGTGCTGGCGATTGCGCTGGCCATTCCGCTGGCCATTGCCATCACACGTTCAAAATTGCTGTCCAAGATCATCATGCCCTGGCTAGTGGTGATCCAGTCCACGCCCATCGTGGCTGTGGCCCCCATCATCGTCGTCACGCTCGGGGCCGGACTGTTGCCGCGCGTGGTCATCACCACACTGATTGCCTTTTTCCCGCTGGTGGTTTCAACGGCTCTGGGCCTGGCATCGGTGCCGACAGAACTGGTAGAGCTGTCGCGTTCGCTTCGCGCCACTACCAGCCGTCAGTACTGGCAGATTCGCATGCCGTTTGCCGTGCCCTATGTGTTCTCGGCCCTCAAAGTCTCCATCACGCTGGCCATTGTGGGTGCCGTGGTCGCCGAGTTCGTGGCTGCGGAAAAAGGTCTGGGCTATCTGATTTTGTTTGCCACCTCTTCGTTCAAGGTACCGGTCGCCTTTGCCGCGCTGGGCCTGCTGGTGCTGTGCAGCCTGCTGCTTTACGGTGCGGTGCAGCAGTTGCACAAACGCCTCTTCCCCTGGAGCCAGAGCACTCCCGCCTGA
- a CDS encoding nucleoside deaminase has protein sequence MTNTTFPPQGLTPTPEQIQRNLRHAQAVAERATQMGHHPFGAVLVGPDQETVLMEQCNIDTVNHAESTLARIAATNYTPDFLWSCTLYTNVEPCCMCAGTAYWANIGRIVFGMTEHRLLECTGSHGENPTMSVSSRYVFEHCQKAVELIGPVPEMEAEIAAQQQAFWAQR, from the coding sequence ATGACCAACACCACATTCCCCCCGCAAGGCCTGACGCCAACTCCCGAACAGATACAGCGCAATCTGCGCCACGCACAGGCCGTGGCCGAGCGTGCCACACAAATGGGCCACCACCCGTTTGGTGCTGTGCTGGTCGGGCCTGATCAGGAAACCGTGCTCATGGAGCAATGCAATATCGACACCGTCAACCACGCCGAGTCCACCTTGGCCCGCATCGCGGCCACCAATTACACGCCCGATTTTCTCTGGAGCTGCACGCTCTACACCAATGTGGAGCCCTGCTGCATGTGCGCCGGCACCGCCTACTGGGCCAATATCGGCCGCATCGTGTTCGGCATGACCGAGCACCGACTGTTGGAATGCACGGGCAGCCATGGCGAGAACCCGACCATGAGCGTCTCCTCGCGCTATGTCTTCGAGCATTGCCAGAAAGCGGTGGAACTGATCGGCCCCGTGCCCGAGATGGAAGCCGAAATCGCCGCGCAACAGCAAGCGTTCTGGGCGCAGCGCTAA
- a CDS encoding xanthine dehydrogenase family protein subunit M — MLLTHPSSPQAAQALARKLGQTACFIAGGTLLQQSWAEPRLAPQATHFINVMHWPEMQQISLTPQYLRIGAGMRLEAVRCNPLVQQHAPVLVQALEQLGAMGVRRLGTLGGNIGWGEGDCCPVLLAMDAQVELTDGNIQSLAQTLQLMDKPLMLSFFLPRSDVMPPRPLIFEKAGYRAAFSPARLRMTIRWMDGQEPLSVDRIAAATPGIGVHRLLATEKLLAYAHELQVRPTVSDIRTTCQQTLPPDLAMIASRLIAGHCKLLA, encoded by the coding sequence ATGCTGCTCACCCATCCCTCATCGCCCCAGGCAGCGCAGGCTCTGGCCCGAAAGCTGGGCCAGACCGCCTGCTTTATCGCCGGGGGAACGCTGCTGCAGCAATCCTGGGCAGAGCCGCGTCTGGCACCCCAGGCCACGCATTTCATCAATGTGATGCACTGGCCAGAGATGCAGCAGATCAGCCTGACCCCCCAATACCTGCGCATAGGCGCGGGCATGCGACTGGAAGCCGTCCGCTGCAATCCACTGGTGCAGCAGCATGCGCCCGTGCTGGTACAGGCCCTGGAACAGCTAGGTGCCATGGGGGTGCGCCGACTGGGCACCCTGGGCGGCAATATAGGCTGGGGCGAGGGTGATTGCTGCCCCGTGCTGCTGGCCATGGATGCGCAAGTCGAGCTGACGGATGGAAACATCCAGTCGCTGGCGCAGACGCTGCAGCTCATGGATAAGCCTCTGATGCTGTCCTTTTTTCTGCCCCGCAGTGATGTGATGCCGCCCCGGCCACTGATCTTCGAGAAGGCCGGCTATCGCGCGGCATTCTCCCCGGCGCGGCTTCGCATGACCATACGCTGGATGGATGGGCAAGAACCACTGAGCGTGGACCGTATTGCCGCAGCCACCCCCGGCATCGGCGTACACCGCCTGCTGGCCACGGAAAAACTGCTGGCCTATGCGCATGAGTTGCAGGTTCGTCCCACTGTCAGCGATATCCGCACCACCTGTCAGCAGACCCTGCCCCCGGATCTGGCCATGATCGCCAGCCGCCTGATTGCGGGACATTGCAAGCTGCTTGCCTGA
- a CDS encoding xanthine dehydrogenase family protein molybdopterin-binding subunit, whose translation MEFPIPHHIRDLGYESLQPRPDAVAKLGGNPGFLTDRIRPGQLRGAILGSPHPHARILRIETGAAKALPGVHAVVTHADISGIKYYGLRKVDRPVLCIDKVRHVGDPVAAVAAVDMATALQALALIEVEYELLPLVCDPLAALDGAQTADQLVHEGGNLLHGISHRRGDMHAAQAATVHWVQDSYATPRQMHAFLETEGGVAEPDGAGGLSLFFGSHNPAREKQVIADMLGMPHDKVHAVGTPVGGSYGGKDELTIQPIAALLAWKAQRPVRLHLTRPQSVDLGVKRHPMQIRMRTGCDAQGKLTVHQVEILADTGAYATHGPEVLDAALEHAPGPYQYLVLDLSARLAYTNNGISGAFRGFGAVQAQFALEQQIDRLAQLAGMTPDTFRALNLAPPEAPGPLGQYLVPFDGPQRALDVARQQPLWRGPHRWHSEDGRHLHGVGMTLIHRSDGFGKGGPSDCRIELALAADGAIELRCGFTELGQNLVGAIQSLCAQQLGCAPDRVRPMLGDTRLTPDSGPVAASRATTLVWRALQEAAQPWQESLLSAASALRPDATLCCGKQGIENAQGLLLGYAELALAMAEERPLIAIHLHAEDPDGNAHDSHFVFGACAAIAEVRIDTWSGMVQVQNLVMCTALGPVASAQGYLGQMEGGAVMGLAMCTQEELECVGGHYQARNLDGYLIPTLADAPAMQVLAIENLPAGDPIGPRGAGEISVNFALPAVANAMATALQHPITQLPMTPARVIALLEAGPESSTP comes from the coding sequence ATGGAATTCCCCATCCCTCACCACATCCGCGACCTGGGCTACGAGTCCTTGCAGCCCAGACCCGACGCCGTAGCCAAGCTCGGAGGCAACCCTGGCTTTCTGACCGATCGCATACGGCCCGGCCAACTGCGCGGTGCCATTCTGGGCAGCCCCCACCCCCATGCCCGCATTCTGCGCATCGAGACCGGTGCGGCCAAAGCCCTGCCAGGCGTTCATGCCGTGGTCACCCATGCCGATATCAGCGGCATCAAGTACTACGGCCTGCGCAAGGTGGACCGGCCCGTGCTCTGCATCGACAAGGTGCGCCATGTGGGCGACCCGGTTGCCGCCGTTGCGGCTGTTGACATGGCTACGGCCCTGCAGGCGCTGGCACTGATTGAGGTCGAATACGAGCTCCTGCCTTTGGTCTGCGACCCCCTTGCCGCGCTTGACGGAGCACAAACCGCCGACCAACTGGTGCATGAGGGTGGCAACCTGCTGCATGGCATCAGCCACCGCCGTGGCGACATGCATGCAGCCCAGGCGGCCACCGTCCACTGGGTTCAGGACAGCTATGCAACGCCGCGCCAGATGCATGCCTTTCTTGAGACCGAAGGCGGCGTGGCCGAACCCGATGGCGCAGGCGGCCTGAGCCTGTTCTTCGGCAGCCACAACCCCGCCCGGGAAAAGCAGGTCATCGCCGACATGCTGGGAATGCCGCACGACAAGGTGCATGCCGTCGGTACGCCCGTGGGCGGCTCCTACGGCGGCAAGGATGAGCTGACGATTCAGCCCATCGCCGCCCTGCTGGCCTGGAAGGCACAGCGACCTGTGCGCCTGCATTTGACGCGCCCGCAATCGGTGGATCTGGGCGTCAAGCGCCACCCCATGCAGATCCGAATGCGCACGGGCTGCGATGCGCAGGGAAAACTCACCGTTCACCAAGTCGAAATTCTGGCCGACACCGGTGCTTATGCCACGCATGGCCCCGAGGTCCTGGATGCGGCGCTCGAGCATGCACCAGGACCCTACCAATATCTGGTACTGGACCTGAGCGCCAGACTGGCCTACACCAACAACGGCATCTCCGGGGCATTTCGCGGTTTCGGTGCCGTGCAGGCGCAGTTTGCGCTCGAGCAGCAGATCGACAGATTGGCCCAGCTCGCGGGCATGACACCGGATACCTTTCGCGCCCTCAACCTTGCCCCACCCGAGGCGCCCGGCCCGCTGGGTCAATACCTCGTGCCGTTTGACGGACCGCAGCGCGCACTCGATGTGGCCCGCCAACAGCCGCTGTGGCGCGGCCCGCATCGCTGGCACAGCGAAGACGGCCGCCATCTGCATGGTGTGGGCATGACGCTGATCCATCGCAGCGATGGCTTTGGCAAGGGCGGCCCCAGCGACTGCCGCATTGAGCTGGCCTTGGCCGCCGACGGCGCGATCGAGCTGCGTTGCGGCTTTACCGAGCTGGGTCAGAACCTGGTCGGTGCCATACAAAGTCTTTGCGCGCAGCAACTGGGCTGTGCGCCAGATCGCGTCAGACCGATGCTGGGCGATACCCGGCTGACGCCCGACTCAGGCCCCGTGGCCGCATCACGCGCCACCACTCTGGTGTGGCGTGCCTTGCAAGAGGCTGCGCAACCCTGGCAGGAATCTCTGCTCTCAGCCGCCTCAGCGCTGCGGCCCGATGCAACTCTGTGCTGCGGCAAGCAAGGCATAGAGAACGCCCAGGGCCTGCTGCTAGGCTATGCCGAGCTAGCCCTGGCCATGGCTGAAGAACGCCCGCTCATCGCCATTCACCTGCATGCGGAAGATCCGGATGGCAATGCACATGACAGCCATTTCGTCTTTGGTGCCTGCGCGGCGATTGCCGAAGTGCGCATCGATACCTGGAGCGGCATGGTACAGGTTCAGAACCTGGTGATGTGCACGGCGCTGGGACCCGTGGCATCGGCCCAGGGCTATCTGGGCCAGATGGAGGGTGGAGCCGTGATGGGTCTGGCCATGTGCACGCAGGAAGAGCTGGAATGCGTGGGCGGCCATTACCAGGCGCGCAATCTCGACGGCTACCTGATCCCCACGTTGGCCGACGCTCCCGCCATGCAGGTGCTGGCGATTGAAAATCTGCCGGCAGGCGACCCCATAGGCCCACGTGGTGCCGGCGAGATCAGCGTCAACTTTGCCCTGCCCGCAGTGGCCAATGCCATGGCTACTGCGCTGCAGCACCCCATCACTCAGCTCCCCATGACGCCGGCCCGCGTGATTGCGCTGCTGGAAGCCGGCCCGGAGTCATCCACACCATGA
- a CDS encoding (2Fe-2S)-binding protein, with protein MTTNTPDHTGMPYSAATKEAETFQLQLNLNGQSVSAACSPDTRLLTLLREHWLVTGAKPGCEVGRCGACMVWLNGEPVNACLLMAYQIQGQAVRTIESLAQDSASEPVRDALARCGGVQCGYCTSGMVMSMSWLHQQQPRPTATEAEALMCGNLCRCTGYGSIRRALRELFPAQKS; from the coding sequence ATGACGACAAACACACCAGACCACACCGGCATGCCCTACTCGGCGGCCACAAAGGAGGCCGAGACTTTCCAGCTGCAGCTGAACCTGAACGGCCAGTCGGTCAGCGCGGCCTGCAGCCCCGACACCCGGCTGCTGACATTGCTGCGCGAGCATTGGCTGGTGACCGGCGCCAAGCCCGGCTGCGAAGTAGGCCGCTGCGGCGCATGCATGGTCTGGCTCAATGGCGAGCCAGTGAATGCCTGCCTGCTCATGGCCTATCAAATCCAGGGCCAGGCCGTGCGCACCATAGAGTCATTGGCGCAGGACAGCGCCAGCGAGCCAGTGCGCGACGCACTCGCGCGCTGCGGCGGTGTGCAATGCGGCTATTGCACGTCCGGCATGGTCATGAGCATGAGCTGGCTGCACCAGCAGCAGCCACGCCCCACAGCCACTGAAGCCGAAGCCCTGATGTGCGGAAACCTTTGCCGATGCACGGGCTATGGCAGTATCCGACGTGCCTTGCGCGAGCTGTTTCCAGCTCAAAAATCCTGA